GATTAGCTCGATGGGGGCATTTTTAGCTTGTTCGATAGCATTTTTTGTAAATTTGCTTGTTGTAATAAGAACGGAGCTATCAGCACTACACTTATGCATCGCACCGAGTAGTTGTTGCACCCAACGATTACTCACCGAGTGATTTTGAGCATAACGCTTTGCCCCGATAATAATTGTCTCTTTTCCTTTTCGTGCAATAACATCTATTCCGTAATCTCCGCCCTTGGGTGTTAATTCTGTTTTATAGCCTTTATGACTGTAAATTTCGGCACAAAGCTGTTCAAACTCCTCAGATGTAGCCATATGTGGATTTCTGAGCTTTTTCCCAGAAAGAGGCCTCTTATTTCCGATTATTAATCGTAAGCCAACAATCCATATTATACCGACAATGATAAACGAAATTAGAAATGCCTCGACAGTTTTTACAGAGAATTCTTGCTTAATTAAAAAAGCAGTGGAGAAGAATAATATTAGAGCTAATAAAAGCCATAACCAAAATTTCAAGGATTTACTCATCGCGGGAAGGTAGATGCTTTTTGGGAGTGATTCTTTCCCCTGGGGTGAGGAAAGTCTTTACTGTGTAAATTGAAT
The bacterium DNA segment above includes these coding regions:
- a CDS encoding restriction endonuclease, which gives rise to MKFWLWLLLALILFFSTAFLIKQEFSVKTVEAFLISFIIVGIIWIVGLRLIIGNKRPLSGKKLRNPHMATSEEFEQLCAEIYSHKGYKTELTPKGGDYGIDVIARKGKETIIIGAKRYAQNHSVSNRWVQQLLGAMHKCSADSSVLITTSKFTKNAIEQAKNAPIELIDGNDLKTIIHRLWL